GCGGCACCCGAGCGCGCGGTGCCGATTCCCGCGCCGCGAACCGATGTTCCCGCGAGCGGCGGAATGCAGATCGCCGTGCTGGCGGGCGGCTGTTTCTGGGGCATGGAGGCGGTGTTCGAACATGTGCGCGGTGTCCGCGACGTCGTCAGCGGCTATGCCGGGGGCACGCGCGCCAATGCCAATTATGGCGCCGTATCCTCGGAAACCACGCGCCATGCCGAGGCGATCCGTGTCACCTACGACCCGCGTCAGGTGAGCTATGGCACGCTGCTGCGCATCTATTTCTCGGTCGCGCACGATCCCACGCAACTGAATCGCCAGGGGCCCGATCACGGGCGAAGCTATCGTTCTGCGATCTTCCCGCAAAGCGCCCCGCAATGGCGTGTCGCGCGCGCCTATATCGATCAGCTCGACGCGGTAGAGGCGTTCGACCGGCCGATCGTGACACAACTTGAAAGCGGCAGCTTCTTTACCGCCGAAGCGCACCATCAGGATTTCTACCGGCGCAATCCCGATCACCCCTATATCGTCCGCTGGGACAAGCCGAAGGTCGCGGCATTCGAAACAGCCTATCCGCAGCTCGCGCGCTAGATCAGGGCAAGTTCGGACAAGGCCCCGAGCAATTTGGGCGGCAGGTCGGCGATGCCGTTTGCGCCGCCGCCAAGGTCCGCCGGCGCATCGGCATCCTCCAGATAGCGCCAGCCCTGATGCGCGCGCTTGGGCTGCGGCCTGACGTCGATCACCACCGGATCACAGTAGATCGCGGTCTTGCCGGTCGGCAATTCGCCGAAACCGGTGATCGGCGTGCGCGCAACGAGCTGGTGCCGCAAGATCCAAAACAGCGACCCGCCGACGACGTCCTCATGCCGTTTGGGCAGATAGCGCGTCGTCAGCCAGAATTCGCCCGGCCGGTAGCGCGACAGCGCCCGGCGCAGATCCTCGACACTGTCATGGCCGAACGCGACTTTGGTGAGATGAACCGGCACAGTCGCTGATTTGGGCGCAGCCGCCTCAGCCGACAAGGCCGCTCGCGACGGCAAGCCCCAGAAAGGCGAAGAACCCCATCGAATCGGTCACCATCGTGACAAAGACCGAGGATGCGACCGCAGGATCCTGCTTCAGCCGTTCCAGTCCGACCGGCACCAACACCCCCGCAAGCCCCGCGACGAACACGTTCACCACCATCGCCGACGCAATCACCACGCCGAGCGCGACATTTCCGAAGATCAGCGCGGCGCCGACACCGAGCAGCAACGCGATCGTCGCGCCGTTGAGCAACGCCACCGTTACTTCGCGCCGGATCGTCCGCATCGTGTTCGATTGCGTCAGCTGATTGGTGGCGAGCGCGCGCACGGCAATCGCCATCGTCTGCGTGCCGGCATTGCCGCCGATCGACGCGACGATCGGCATCAGGATCGCCAGCGCCACCATCTGCTGGATCGCGGTATCGAAAATCGCAATGATCCCGGAAGCGACCATTGCCGTGAACAGATTGGCGACCAGCCAGCGCACGCGCGCCTTGTAGCTGTCGCGAATCGGCTCGTTGATATCGCCGTCGCCGGCGCCCGAAAGCAGCAACGCGTCCTCGCCCGCTTCCTCGCTGATGATGTGGACCACGTCGTCAACCGTGATCATCCCGACCAGCCGCCCGCTGGCATCGATGACCGCCGCGGAGATCAGCGCATATTTTTGGAAGCGCAGCGCAACTTCCTCCTGGTCCATATCCACCGGGATCAGCGTCTGTTCGCGCTTCATCACGTCGGAAATGCTGACCACGCGCGGGGTACGCAAAATCCACGACAAATGGCAGGTGCCGACCGGATGATGCGCCGGGTCGACCACGAAGATTTCCCAGAAATCGGTGGTCAGGTCGTCCTGCGTGCGCAGATAGTCGATGACGTCGCCGACGGTCCAATATTCGGGTACCGCGATCAGCTCGCGCTGCATCAGGCGCCCGGCCGACTCCTCGGGATAGCTCAGCGCCTCTTCGATCGCGGCGCGGTCATCGGGGTCGAGCGCGCGCAACACCGCGCGCTGCTCTTCCTCGCCCAGATCCTCGATGATCGCGACCGCGTCGTCGGTGTCGAGTTCGGCGGCGATATCGGCAAGCTGGTGCGGCTCGAGCGCGGCGATCAGCTCGTCGCGCACCCAGTCGTTCATTTCCGAAAGCACGTCGCCGTCAATGAAGTCGGCGATCGCAGCGGCGAGCGCGGGGCGCAGCTCGGCCGGCGTCAGCTCGACCAGGTCGGCGATATCGGCCGGGTGCAGCGGCTCGACCTTGCTACGCGCTTCCTCGTCATCGCCCAGCTCGACCGCATCGAGCACCGAACGGACGAATTCGTGCTTCAGCCGATCGTCGTCGTCGAGTTCGCTTTCGGGTGCTTCGTCTTCCGGGGAAAGTTCGGTCTCGCTCATGATCGACCCTCCCTTGGAACGATGGCTACGGCCTTCCGCTCTAACGAGAGCAATCGGCAATGCCAATCGTCCGCGCCGCCCGGTAGCCCGATCTCCCGGTGTATTCGCATTTGCATGGCCGCGAAGGGATGTTAGGGGCGGCTGACATCTGTGTCAGGAGTATTGGTATGGCTGATCCGAAGCATATTGTGATGAAAGTCGACAGCGGGGAGGTCCGCATCAAATTGCGCCCCGATCTCGCGCCCAACCACGTTGCCCGCATCACGACGCTCGCGGATCGCGGTTTTTACGACAATGTCGTTTTTCATCGCGTGATCGACGGGTTCATGGCGCAGGGCGGCGACCCGAGCGGCACGGGCATGGGCGGCTCCGACGAACCGAATCTGAAGCAGGAATTCAGCCGCGAACCGCATGTGCGCGGCGTCTGCTCGATGGCGCGGACGATGGATCCCAACAGCGCCAACAGCCAGTTTTTCATCTGTCTTGACGACGCGACCTTCCTCGACGGGCAATATACCGTCTGGGGCGAAGTCGAAGCGGGCATGGAGCATATCGACGCGCTGCCCAAGGGCGAGCCGCCCGCCAATCCGGGCAAGATCGAATCAATGCGTACCGCCTGAGCGCGACAGCGAGAGCGGGGCCGCGGATCAAATGCGATCGGCGGCCCCGGTCGCGAAGTACCCAAGGCCCGGCTTTATCCCTCCACGGCCCCGAGCGTTGCAATCAACCAGTCGTGGAACATCCGCACCGGACGCTGTGTCAGCGCACGCGGACGGCAAACGAACCAATAGCTGTAGTTGCTCTCCACATCGAGATCGAAGAGGCGGATCAGCCGATCGTCGCGCGCCGCTTCGAAATGCGATTCGAGCATGAAGGCGACCCCTAGCCCCTGCGCGGCGGCCTCGAGCATCAGCGTTCCCGAATCAAAGTAATCGACTGCCGCCGGTTCGATCTCCGGCAGGCCCGCCGCCGAGCGCCACGCGTCGAAACTTTCCGCCATGTCGCGATGCACCAGCGCAGTGACGCCCGCGATATCGCGCGGTTCGCGAATCGCACGCGGCCCCTCAAGCATCGCCCGCGATCCGAGCGCGAACACGCGGTTGCGATCGAGCCGACGCGCATAGAGGTGTGAATCGACTTCGCGGGCGATCACGATCGCCGCATCGAGCGCATCGCCGAGTCGCGTGGTTCCGTGACCCGCCGTATCGACATCGAGATGCAGATCGGGATGACGCTGCTTGAGCTCGGGAAGACGCGGCAGCAATCGCTGCGTCGCGAAGAGCGGCGGCACGCCAAGCCGCAGGCGCAGAAGATCGCGTCCGCTGGTCATCGCTTCGACGGCATCGGTCATGGCATCGAGCGCCGGCGCGATAAGACCGAGCAGTCGTTCGCCCTCCGCGTTAAGCCGAAGCGCCTGGTGACGGCGTTCGAAAAGTGGCCTTCCGATAAAACGTTCGAGCGCCTGGACACGGCGACTCAGCGCCGGGGATGATAACGCTAACTCTTCGGCGGCTGCCTTGATGGAACCGAGTCGGGCCACCTGAACGAAAGCCTCGATTGCGGTAAGAGGGGGGAGTCGTCTCATGAAACCGTTTCTTGTGCACCGCACCATTGCGAGTTTGAGCAGGCTTCGCAGCGATTCCGCGAGGGCTTCCCTGATGCCGGCCTGCTAAAGATGTGAATTACGCGTGCACATTTTGCAACCGGGAAAAATGCTTTTCGCACTTGCACAATTTTTTGCGGCGGTGCACATAGAACCTGCCTTTCAGGCATCCTCTCCTAAACCTTTCACGGCCGGTCCTTCGGGATCGGCCTTTTTTTGTCCGGCCTCCGGCCCTCGTTTCTGTCGCGCAGCTTCCTATGTTGCCTGCTTCGGAGACGAAGCACGAGAGAGGTTATGGCCGACGAAGACGCCCCCACGCGCAAGCTGCAGGTTGCCAACAGCCGCCCGGAAGACAGCGGCCGGGGCCTTGCGCATCTGCCGCGCGCGCTGATGCACGCACTCCATATCGACGAAGGCGATGTCGTCGAAATCGTCGGCAAGCGCAGTACGCCGGCACGCGCCGTCTTTCCCTATCCCGAGGATGAAGGCTTAGAAATCCTCAGGATTGACGGGCTTCAGCGGGCCAATGCCGGTGTCGGCGCGGGGGATCAGGTGGAAGTTCGCAAGGCTGAATCGCGTCCTGCCAGCCGTGTCGTCTTCGCGCCCGCCCAGGCGAATCTGCGGCTGCAGGGATCTGCCCAGGCGCTCCAGCGCACCTTTATCGGCCGCCCCTTCTGTCAGGGCGACACCGTCGCCACCGTCGGTCAGCAGCGCGCGGCCATTCCGCCGACCGTCGCCCAGCATCTGCGCGCGCCCGCCTAC
This genomic interval from Sphingosinithalassobacter tenebrarum contains the following:
- the mgtE gene encoding magnesium transporter; translated protein: MSETELSPEDEAPESELDDDDRLKHEFVRSVLDAVELGDDEEARSKVEPLHPADIADLVELTPAELRPALAAAIADFIDGDVLSEMNDWVRDELIAALEPHQLADIAAELDTDDAVAIIEDLGEEEQRAVLRALDPDDRAAIEEALSYPEESAGRLMQRELIAVPEYWTVGDVIDYLRTQDDLTTDFWEIFVVDPAHHPVGTCHLSWILRTPRVVSISDVMKREQTLIPVDMDQEEVALRFQKYALISAAVIDASGRLVGMITVDDVVHIISEEAGEDALLLSGAGDGDINEPIRDSYKARVRWLVANLFTAMVASGIIAIFDTAIQQMVALAILMPIVASIGGNAGTQTMAIAVRALATNQLTQSNTMRTIRREVTVALLNGATIALLLGVGAALIFGNVALGVVIASAMVVNVFVAGLAGVLVPVGLERLKQDPAVASSVFVTMVTDSMGFFAFLGLAVASGLVG
- a CDS encoding DUF1489 family protein, coding for MPVHLTKVAFGHDSVEDLRRALSRYRPGEFWLTTRYLPKRHEDVVGGSLFWILRHQLVARTPITGFGELPTGKTAIYCDPVVIDVRPQPKRAHQGWRYLEDADAPADLGGGANGIADLPPKLLGALSELALI
- a CDS encoding LysR substrate-binding domain-containing protein, with translation MRRLPPLTAIEAFVQVARLGSIKAAAEELALSSPALSRRVQALERFIGRPLFERRHQALRLNAEGERLLGLIAPALDAMTDAVEAMTSGRDLLRLRLGVPPLFATQRLLPRLPELKQRHPDLHLDVDTAGHGTTRLGDALDAAIVIAREVDSHLYARRLDRNRVFALGSRAMLEGPRAIREPRDIAGVTALVHRDMAESFDAWRSAAGLPEIEPAAVDYFDSGTLMLEAAAQGLGVAFMLESHFEAARDDRLIRLFDLDVESNYSYWFVCRPRALTQRPVRMFHDWLIATLGAVEG
- the msrA gene encoding peptide-methionine (S)-S-oxide reductase MsrA, producing MLKTSLLAAAGAAALYLTTSAAAAPERAVPIPAPRTDVPASGGMQIAVLAGGCFWGMEAVFEHVRGVRDVVSGYAGGTRANANYGAVSSETTRHAEAIRVTYDPRQVSYGTLLRIYFSVAHDPTQLNRQGPDHGRSYRSAIFPQSAPQWRVARAYIDQLDAVEAFDRPIVTQLESGSFFTAEAHHQDFYRRNPDHPYIVRWDKPKVAAFETAYPQLAR
- a CDS encoding peptidylprolyl isomerase — protein: MADPKHIVMKVDSGEVRIKLRPDLAPNHVARITTLADRGFYDNVVFHRVIDGFMAQGGDPSGTGMGGSDEPNLKQEFSREPHVRGVCSMARTMDPNSANSQFFICLDDATFLDGQYTVWGEVEAGMEHIDALPKGEPPANPGKIESMRTA